One genomic window of Fusarium verticillioides 7600 chromosome 2, whole genome shotgun sequence includes the following:
- a CDS encoding phosphatidylethanolamine N-methyltransferase, translated as MSTAADLPAAGPGLRQRQSGIDPHAQQDKPQAEPGHSRQSSDAPFQSDKSSKTYGRTPDGTVFIVPTTHDMVSQLLDPRQPKNLSDAIVLTILGLHILAAYFLPSSSKRIVFAAIFLFWRACYNIGIGVLLQIQSNHRRLVTWARRWKLFENPSTGKNPRPWLYKLLKNELETKIPEDYEFEKAPIEYNTWLVFRRVVDLILMCDFVSYCLFAIVCGHTPEGENPLIGFSRWAVGIALIGFNLWVKLDAHRVVKDFAWYWGDFFYLIDQDLTFDGVFEMAPHPMYSIGYAGYYGISMMAASYEVLFISILAHLAQFAFLVIVENPHIEKTYNPPPPRKRTVSGGQSDAIPADMKSLEGAFDQQTLTPAQKDEPAPVHNLVGLSNLDLFRVPDFAVILMPFYVAVLTLVTPSTAIWQAAFVFHALAWRVWYHLGLGLILDQQSKNKMWTRHFLKFGESAGEAWRQWKGLHHISMIMCNTAFVAACWKMYSPPEDWAYGLVLLKHVLGASLVALQLWTAFSVYDSLGEFGWFCGDFFFDQQAKLTYKSIYRFLNNPDRFFGTAAVWGAALITWSRSIFLMALFTQILTVYYISYIERPHMQKIYGRSLRQEAGLTKFIKKSLPPPVKGWQESVDKVLDDTSQFVEDFIDTARPKFAAGVKTIVRDTSALFNMAPARLTITRIAPDLEGHDPKLYSLSVQGTPVNNAPIVEKYTGKESLTGRFPKPVKTMAFEYGAPLRVKWRAPANHSKKDWIGLYMVTDNRSRETTEVSSLGRWAPTNAGSYDALTADVSIVVEEHPVTSTEITETDLVEGEVEFEGDKLWWTQGVFEFRYHHNGHHHAMTISEPFEIRISKFDEEDVNLGAKGLYEQAVEAALLPVVQNCLDRDPDIAPNQPEEPFGGHVERDTKYAKRIVYAIREMFGIEFAPPVVAADGSVRKLAWRICNAKEVLAPYSMSLSRGTTTPAIQDFPSEKA; from the exons ATGAGTACTGCCGCCGATCTGCCAGCCGCCGGCCCTGGGCTTCGGCAACGGCAATCTGGGATTGATCCTCATGCCCAGCAAGACAAGCCTCAAGCAGAACCAGGGCATAGTCGCCAGTCATCTGATGCGCCTTTCCAATCTGATAAGTCTAGTAAGACGTATGGTCGAACCCCAGACGGCACAG TCTTTATCGTACCCACAACCCATGATATGGTCTCTCAGCTTTTGGATCCTCGACAACCTAAGAACCTTTCTGATGCAATTGTCTTGACAATTCTGGGTCTTCACATCTTAGCTGCTTATTTCTTGCCGTCTAGCTCGAAACGTATTGTTTTCGCTGCTATCTTCCTGTTCTGGCGAGCTTGTTACAACATCGGCATTGGTGTTCTCCTTCAGATCCAGTCAAACCACCGACGTCTTGTCACTTGGGCTCGGCgctggaagctcttcgagaaTCCTTCAACAGGCAAAAACCCGCGACCATGGCTCTACAAGCTACTAAAGAACGAGCTCGAGACAAAGATCCCCGAGGACTATGAATTCGAGAAGGCCCCCATTGAGTACAATACTTGGTTGGTCTTCCGAAGGGTTGTTGATTTGATCCTCATGTGTGATTTCGTGTCGTACTGCCTGTTCGCCATCGTCTGTGGCCACACCCCTGAAGGAGAGAATCCTCTGATTGGTTTCTCCCGCTGGGCTGTTGGCATCGCCCTAATCGGCTTCAATCTCTGGGTGAAACTCGACGCTCACCGTGTTGTGAAAGACTTTGCCTGGTATTGGGGAGACTTCTTCTACCTCATTGACCAAGACTTGACCTTTGACGGTGTCTTCGAGATGGCTCCTCACCCCATGTACTCGATCGGATATGCTGGTTACTATGGTATTTCCATGATGGCTGCTAGCTATgaggttctcttcatctcgatccTCGCTCACTTGGCCCAATTCGCATTCCTTGTGATTGTCGAGAACCCCCATATTGAGAAAACCTACAAcccacctcctcctcgcaAGCGAACCGTCTCCGGGGGTCAAAGTGATGCCATACCCGCTGATATGAAATCGCTTGAAGGTGCATTCGACCAGCAGACCCTTACGCCCGCCCAGAAAGACGAGCCAGCCCCCGTCCACAATCTTGTTGGTTTAAGCAATCTTGACTTGTTCCGCGTCCCTGACTTCGCCGTCATTCTTATGCCGTTCTATGTAGCCGTCCTCACTCTTGTGACACCTTCAACTGCCATATGGCAGGCGGCTTTCGTGTTCCACGCTCTAGCCTGGCGTGTTTGGTATCATCTCGGCCTAGGTCTTATTCTCGACCAACAGTCTAAGAACAAGATGTGGACACGCCACTTCCTTAAATTCGGCGAGAGTGCTGGTGAAGCCTGGCGCCAATGGAAGGGCCTCCACCACATCAGCATGATCATGTGTAACACTGCATTTGTCGCCGCTTGCTGGAAGATGTATTCGCCTCCTGAAGACTGGGCCTATGGCCTGGTCTTGCTCAAGCATGTTCTTGGCGCTAGTCTCGTTGCCCTTCAGTTGTGGACCGCATTCAGTGTCTATGATTCTCTCGGCGAGTTTGGCTGGTTCTGCGGCgatttcttcttcgatcAACAGGCTAAATTGACTTACAAGTCTATTTACCGGTTCCTGAACAACCCTGACCGGTTCTTCGGAACGGCTGCAGTGTGGGGTGCCGCACTCATTACGTGGAGTCGATCCATTTTCCTCATGGCCCTGTTCACCCAGATCTTGACCGTCTACTACATCTCGTACATTGAGCGACCCCATATGCAAAAGATCTATGGTCGAAGCCTACGTCAGGAAGCAGGTCTtaccaagttcatcaagaaatCATTGCCTCCTCCCGTTAAGGGATGGCAAGAGAGTGTCGACAAGGTGTTGGATGACACCAGCCAATTCGTTGAGGACTTTATTGATACTGCTCGGCCTAAATTCGCAGCAGGTGTTAAGACCATCGTGCGAGATACTTCGGCTCTCTTCAATATGGCTCCCGCACGACTCACCATCACGCGAATTGCTCCTGATCTAGAAGGCCATGATCCCAAGTTATACTCTCTTTCTGTTCAGGGCACCCCTGTTAACAACGCACCTATCGTTGAGAAGTACACTGGCAAGGAGAGTTTGACAGGCCGTTTCCCTAAGCCAGTTAAGACCATGGCTTTTGAATATGGAGCACCTCTTCGAGTGAAGTGGAGGGCCCCTGCCAACCACAGTAAGAAAGATTGGATTGGTCTTTACATGGTTACCGACAATCGTTCAAGAGAAACGACTGAGGTATCTTCTTTGGGACGATGGGCACCTACGAACGCCGGCTCTTATGATGCCTTGACTGCCGATGTTAGCATTGTGGTCGAAGAACATCCCGTAACTTCAACTGAGATCACAGAAACCGATCTGGTTGAAGGTGAAGTTGAGTTTGAAGGTGACAAGTTGTGGTGGACACAAGGTGTCTTCGAATTCAGATACCATCACAACGGACACCATCATGCCATGACGATTTCAGAACCTTTCGAGATCCGAATCAGCAAgtttgacgaagaggacgtCAATCTTGGTGCCAAGGGCTTGTACGAGCAAGCAGTCGAGGCTGCACTTCTTCCAGTTGTCCAAAACTGCCTGGACCGTGATCCAGATATTGCACCCAACCAGCCTGAGGAGCCTTTCGGAGGCCACGTCGAGCGTGACACAAAGTATGCCAAGAGGATTGTCTACGCCATTCGAGAAATGTTTGGCATTGAGTTTGCGCCACCTGTAGTGGCCGCAGATGGAAGTGTTCGTAAACTTGCTTGGAGAATATGTAACGCTAAGGAAGTTCTG GCTCCATACAGCATGTCCTTATCGAGAGGAACCACGACGCCTGCAATTCAGGACTTTCCGTCAGAAAAGGCTTAG
- a CDS encoding salicylate hydroxylase — protein MASTKDLQIAIMGAGMGGLGAALALAKRGFKHIDVYETASSLGFVGAGIQMAPNMGRILDRLGCWDDIEREATCVAGSSIRQGSTNVELAHVDMPDIKGKYGFSHLCGHRASLAGHLYEACKKESAITFHFATSLIEVESFAPKVVFKLQPRDGEASTREADILLGADGIKSVTRSQLLQQVNATPEEAETGQAAYRIMLKREDMAHDPELLALIDSDKVVRWVGEKRHIIAYSIANKSIYNLSTVQPDDNFASAPSITYTTKGSKKVMLEVFETFCPLVQKMLNLVPEGEVCEWRLRMYKPLPTWTQGSVALLGDACHPTLPHLSQGAAMAIEDGSTIAEVLSLAPDTRPETIAKCLKVYEQSRKEWTSNLVEMAYLSGRTLHLGEGKAKEERDRMFKEHKSSGSVPDKWTSPDVQKMIYTNDCVAKVRSEFETAFAAA, from the exons ATGGCTAGCACCAAAGACTTGCAAATCGCCATCATGGGCGCCGGCATGGGCGGACTAGGAGCTGCCCTAGCTCTAGCCAAACGAGGTTTCAAACATATTGATGTTTATGAAACTGCCAGTAGCCTTGGTTTTGTAGGAGCTGGTATTCAGATGGCTCCTAACATGGGGAGAATTCTTGACAGGTTGGGATGCTGggatgatattgagagaGAAGCTACTTGCGTAGCTGGGAGCAGCATTCGCC AGGGATCAACTAATGTTGAGCTCGCTCATGTTGATATGCCTGATATCAAGGGAAAATACGGTTTTTCACACCTCTGCGGCCATCGAGCTTCCTTAGCTGGTCATCTATACGAAGCTTGCAAGAAAGAGAGCGCCATCACCTTTCACTTTGCCACAAGTCTGATCGAAGTTGAGAGCTTTGCTCCCAAAGTAGtcttcaagcttcagccCAGAGATGGAGAGGCATCCACCCGTGAAGCTGATATTCTTCTCGGCGCCGATGGCATCAAGAGTGTAACTCGATCccagctcctccaacaaGTCAACGCCACGCCCGAAGAGGCCGAGACCGGTCAAGCTGCCTACCGTATCATGCTCAAGCGAGAAGACATGGCTCACGATCCTGAATTACTGGCTCTCATTGATAGCGATAAGGTTGTAAGATGGGTGGGAGAGAAACGGCACATTATCGCATACTCAATCGCCAATAAGTCCATTTACAACCTGTCGACTGTCCAGCCAGATGACAACTTTGCATCAGCTCCTTCAATCACATACACAACCAAGGGATCCAAGAAAGTTATGCTGGAAGTGTTTGAGACATTCTGTCCTCTTGTACAGAAGATGCTCAATCTGGTCCCTGAAGGAGAGGTCTGTGAGTGGCGACTAAGGATGTACAAGCCTTTACCTACATGGACTCAGGGATCAGTGGCATTGTTAGGAGACGCTTGTCACCCAACGCTCCCACATCTCAGCCAAGGAGCTGCAATGGCTATTGAAGACGGCTCAACAATCGCCGAGGTTCTATCCCTTGCCCCTGATACTCGGCCCGAGACTATTGCCAAGTGCTTGAAGGTGTATGAGCAATCTCGAAAGGAATGGACTTCGAATCTCGTCGAAATGGCATATCTGTCTGGTCGAACACTGCATCTGGGCGAAGGAAAAgcaaaggaggagagagatAGGATGTTCAAGGAGCACAAGTCCAGTGGTTCGGTCCCTGACAAGTGGACGTCTCCGGATGTACAAAAGATGATTTACACAAATGATTGTGTCGCAAAGGTTAGGTCCGAGTTTGAGACAGCCTTTGCCGCAGCATAG
- a CDS encoding eukaryotic translation initiation factor 3 subunit G → MAAAVANQPKHDWADDDDIEETSTDLPEPQTISNKDGTKTIITFRYDDDGRKVKTTRRIRFITHTETVNPRVADRKTWPKFGLSAKDPPGPAPDTTSVGENIIFRPSVNWRKAEKDESADANAQSMKDKLKDKQVKCRICNGQHFTARCPYKDTMAPIGETPAGDVAAGMGDEPAAAGAGAAGNKKGSYVPPALRGTGSAGERMGSKFGERDDFATLRVTNVSEMAEEQELRDMFERFGRVTRVFLAKDRETGMAKGFAFISFADRGDAVKACAKMDGFGFKHLILRVEFAKKAQ, encoded by the exons ATGGCTGCCGCCGTAGCGAACCAGCCCAA GCACGACTGGgccgacgacgacgatatcGAGGAGACCTCCACCGATCTCCCCGAGCCTcagaccatctccaacaaGGATGGAACAAAGACCATCATCACATTCCGTTACGATGACGACGGCCGAAAGGTCAAGACCACCCGCCGCATTCGCTTCATCACCCACACCGAGACCGTAAACCCCCGCGTCGCCGACCGAAAAACCTGGCCTAAGTTCGGCCTCAGCGCAAAGGATCCCCCCGGCCCTGCCCCCGACACCACCTCCGTCGGcgagaacatcatcttccgACCAAGCGTCAACTGGCGaaaggccgagaaggatgAGTCCGCCGACGCCAACGCCCAGTCCATgaaggacaagctcaaggacaagcagGTCAAGTGCCGTATCTGCAACGGTCAGCATTTCACTGCCAGATGTCCCTACAAGGATACCATGGCGCCTATTGGAGAGACCCCCGCTGGggatgttgctgctggtatgGGAGACGAGCCCGCGGCTGCTGGCGCGGGCGCTGCTGGTAACAAGAAGGGTTCATATGTTCCTCCTGCTCTGCGTGGAACCGGATCAGCTGGCGAGAGAATGGGATCCAAGTTCGGCGAGAGGGACGACTTTGCTACACTGCGTGTCACCAAC GTTTCCGAGATGGCAGAGGAGCAAGAGCTGCGCGACATGTTCGAGCGCTTCGGCCGCGTTACCCGAGTATTCCTTGCCAAGGACCGGGAAACCGGTATGGCCAAGGGCTTTGCGTTCATCAGCTTCGCGGACCGGGGCGATGCCGTCAAGGCCTGTGCGAAGATGGACGGATTTGGTTTCAAGCATCTCATTCTGCGGGTGGagtttgccaagaaggctcagTAA